A genomic region of Gemmata massiliana contains the following coding sequences:
- the aroB gene encoding 3-dehydroquinate synthase, whose product MNTVRVNLGSRSYDIVITPGDPAGIGPFVRSALRKASTALVVCDANTQAHGRTVEATLTAAGLRTGFATVPAGEPSKCMEQLAKLYDALYDLAADRSTAVVAVGGGVIGDLAGFAAASYNRGLPLVMVPTTSLSMVDSSVGGKTGINHPKGKNLIGAFHQPAGVWIDLSYLDTLPEREFLSGLAEVVKYGVILDAEFFAYLEANAAAVRARTPQALAHIVSRSCRLKADVVEKDEHETTGLRAILNYGHTFAHAFETCGGYGSLLHGEAVSIGMECAARLARKMELIGADFVARQTKLLQAIALPIVPPAQWPTDELIAVMRRDKKAVGGQMRFILPTQLGAVKLFDNVPEPLVRDVLESR is encoded by the coding sequence ATGAACACCGTCCGCGTGAACCTCGGCTCCCGCAGTTACGACATCGTCATCACTCCCGGTGATCCCGCGGGCATCGGCCCGTTTGTGCGCTCCGCGTTGCGAAAAGCCTCCACCGCCCTCGTCGTGTGCGACGCGAACACGCAGGCCCACGGTCGCACGGTCGAAGCGACTCTCACCGCGGCGGGGCTGCGAACCGGGTTCGCCACTGTGCCGGCGGGGGAGCCGTCGAAGTGCATGGAGCAGCTCGCGAAGCTCTACGACGCGCTTTACGACCTCGCGGCCGATCGCAGTACGGCCGTGGTCGCGGTGGGCGGCGGGGTGATCGGTGACCTCGCGGGGTTCGCGGCGGCGAGCTACAACCGCGGGCTGCCGCTCGTGATGGTGCCGACGACGTCCCTGTCGATGGTCGATTCGTCCGTCGGCGGGAAGACCGGCATCAACCATCCGAAGGGCAAGAACCTGATCGGCGCGTTCCACCAACCCGCCGGCGTGTGGATCGACCTCTCGTACCTCGACACGCTCCCGGAGCGCGAGTTCCTCAGCGGGCTCGCCGAAGTCGTGAAGTACGGCGTCATTCTGGACGCGGAGTTCTTCGCGTACCTGGAAGCCAACGCTGCCGCGGTTCGCGCACGCACCCCGCAAGCACTGGCGCACATCGTTTCGCGCTCTTGCCGGCTCAAGGCCGACGTGGTGGAGAAGGACGAGCACGAAACGACCGGTTTGCGGGCCATTCTGAACTACGGGCACACGTTCGCACACGCTTTCGAGACGTGTGGCGGGTACGGCTCGCTGCTGCACGGCGAAGCGGTGTCGATCGGGATGGAATGTGCGGCCCGGCTCGCCCGGAAGATGGAACTGATCGGCGCCGATTTCGTGGCGCGCCAGACGAAGCTGCTCCAAGCGATCGCGCTCCCGATCGTGCCCCCCGCACAGTGGCCGACGGACGAACTCATCGCGGTGATGCGGCGCGACAAGAAGGCCGTGGGGGGCCAGATGCGGTTCATTCTGCCCACGCAGCTCGGCGCGGTGAAGCTGTTCGATAACGTCCCCGAACCGCTCGTGCGGGACGTGCTGGAGTCCCGATGA
- a CDS encoding glycosyltransferase family 87 protein: protein MTYSGLANWLRDRLWVGVVIGCVPWAVWIASLASGGWYKDSRDQLVGTDHLAFFHAARLIRDGESYRLYNYNELADTKYQQQLLGWDWNGFEAYRNPPFYALLYVPTAGLSYPVSFLIWTGIGFALLGLAVRLLTPERPGRAFLWALTFFPVFATVSFGQNTLISLAIFAGVYRLLHSDRPFAAGLVAGLLWFKPQLLLGLFVWWAFEPRRYFRCWLGAGVTGAILAAVSWTVIPEGSRAFVQTLATNAGFGGFGQWNVVNPKAFFVLLLPVFPQLHWPLAALCSLTSIVIAWRVKQKTGAPVTVMFPVAVFLSLWASPHALIYEWTLLVAAAAVLWEARPESRATWLCLFALAWIGLSVTTALARVQDLQKFPVVLQVGVPVMAIVGWLAARELVRTSRAQL from the coding sequence ATGACGTACTCCGGGCTGGCGAACTGGCTGCGCGACCGGCTGTGGGTCGGGGTCGTCATCGGGTGCGTGCCGTGGGCCGTGTGGATCGCGAGCCTCGCTTCCGGTGGCTGGTATAAAGACAGCCGAGATCAGCTCGTCGGCACCGATCACCTCGCGTTCTTCCACGCCGCACGGCTCATACGCGACGGCGAATCGTACCGCCTTTACAACTACAACGAACTCGCGGACACGAAGTACCAACAGCAGCTACTCGGCTGGGACTGGAACGGCTTCGAGGCGTACCGCAACCCGCCGTTCTACGCGCTCCTGTACGTACCCACTGCCGGGTTATCGTACCCGGTAAGTTTCCTGATCTGGACCGGCATCGGCTTCGCGCTGTTGGGGCTTGCCGTCCGGCTGCTCACCCCCGAACGCCCCGGGCGTGCGTTCCTGTGGGCTCTCACGTTCTTTCCGGTGTTCGCGACCGTGAGCTTCGGCCAGAACACACTCATCAGCCTCGCGATTTTTGCGGGCGTGTACCGGCTCTTGCATTCCGACCGACCGTTCGCGGCCGGGTTGGTCGCGGGTCTACTGTGGTTCAAGCCGCAACTGCTGCTCGGGCTGTTCGTGTGGTGGGCGTTCGAGCCGCGTCGGTACTTCCGCTGCTGGCTCGGCGCTGGTGTCACTGGCGCGATCCTCGCTGCGGTGTCGTGGACCGTCATCCCAGAGGGCTCGCGCGCGTTCGTTCAAACACTGGCCACGAACGCTGGGTTCGGCGGGTTCGGTCAGTGGAACGTCGTGAACCCGAAGGCGTTTTTTGTGCTGCTCTTGCCAGTATTCCCGCAGCTACACTGGCCGCTCGCGGCGCTGTGCTCGCTCACAAGTATCGTGATCGCGTGGCGGGTGAAGCAGAAAACGGGCGCGCCGGTAACGGTGATGTTCCCGGTCGCGGTGTTTTTGTCGCTGTGGGCTTCGCCGCACGCGCTCATTTATGAGTGGACGCTGCTCGTTGCTGCGGCCGCGGTGTTGTGGGAGGCGCGGCCCGAATCGCGCGCGACCTGGCTCTGTTTGTTCGCGCTCGCGTGGATCGGGCTGAGCGTCACGACCGCGCTCGCCCGCGTGCAAGACCTCCAGAAGTTCCCGGTAGTCCTTCAAGTCGGCGTGCCGGTGATGGCGATCGTAGGTTGGCTCGCGGCGCGGGAGTTGGTGCGAACGTCTCGCGCCCAGTTGTGA
- a CDS encoding inositol-3-phosphate synthase, whose amino-acid sequence MAQRRVGLWLIGACGGVASTTALGLSALARGHTPTTGMVTALPQFRGHDFDEPAAFVLGGHDIRKGNFVTAARELHERANVFDERTLAACAGDLETWSANLRPGVVYRPNAAITALADRGDMRRANTAREAIDAIQGDLKAFKAANKLDQVVVVNAASTEPPFEATDEQKSLELLVPALDRPAPAALPTSGVYAFAAIDAGLPYVNMTPSRGATLPALEELARKRGVPHAGQDLKTGETLIKSVLAPMFARRNLRVLSWVGHNILGNRDGQVLNDPDNKVSKVKSKDLLLAELLGYKPQSHVSIEYIESLDDWKTAWDHIHFEGFLGTKMMMQFTWQGCDSLLAAPLVIDLVRLAALAQRRGESGPMPHTACFFKSPVGVTEHDFGKQFQMLEDYLVGIK is encoded by the coding sequence ATGGCCCAGCGGCGCGTCGGATTGTGGTTAATTGGTGCGTGTGGCGGCGTCGCCAGCACGACCGCTCTGGGGCTTTCTGCGCTCGCGCGCGGGCACACCCCGACAACGGGTATGGTGACCGCCCTTCCCCAATTCCGCGGGCACGACTTCGACGAACCGGCCGCGTTCGTTCTCGGCGGGCACGACATCCGGAAGGGGAACTTCGTTACCGCGGCGCGCGAACTGCACGAGCGGGCGAACGTGTTCGACGAGCGGACGCTGGCCGCGTGCGCGGGCGACCTCGAAACGTGGTCCGCGAACCTGCGCCCGGGCGTGGTGTACCGCCCCAACGCGGCGATCACCGCGCTCGCCGATCGGGGCGACATGCGTCGGGCCAACACCGCGCGCGAAGCCATTGATGCGATCCAGGGCGACCTCAAGGCGTTCAAAGCGGCCAACAAGCTCGATCAGGTCGTGGTGGTGAACGCGGCCTCGACCGAGCCGCCGTTTGAAGCGACCGATGAACAGAAGTCGCTGGAGTTGCTCGTTCCCGCGCTGGACCGCCCCGCACCCGCCGCGCTCCCCACGAGTGGCGTGTATGCGTTTGCCGCGATTGATGCCGGCTTGCCCTACGTGAACATGACGCCGAGTCGCGGCGCGACGCTCCCGGCGCTCGAGGAACTCGCACGCAAGCGCGGCGTCCCGCACGCGGGGCAAGACCTCAAGACCGGCGAAACGCTCATCAAATCGGTGCTGGCCCCGATGTTCGCCCGGCGAAATCTCCGGGTGCTCAGTTGGGTCGGGCACAACATCCTCGGCAACCGCGACGGGCAGGTGCTCAACGATCCGGACAACAAGGTGAGCAAGGTGAAGAGCAAGGATCTGTTGCTCGCGGAGCTGCTCGGGTACAAGCCGCAGTCGCACGTGAGCATCGAGTACATCGAGTCGCTGGACGACTGGAAGACCGCGTGGGACCACATTCACTTTGAAGGGTTCCTCGGAACGAAGATGATGATGCAGTTCACGTGGCAGGGGTGCGACTCGCTTCTCGCCGCCCCCCTCGTGATCGACCTCGTCCGGCTAGCGGCCCTTGCACAACGCCGCGGCGAGAGCGGCCCGATGCCGCACACCGCGTGCTTCTTCAAGAGCCCCGTCGGAGTCACGGAACACGACTTCGGCAAGCAGTTCCAGATGCTGGAAGACTATTTGGTTGGGATTAAATAA